The stretch of DNA TTCCACGCAGCTGTGGCTTGACGGATCTCATCCGTTCAAAGGCCCTAAGCATCGGAGGAAGCAACCTCTCAACCTCAAACTTCCTACTCCCTGGTAGAAACAACACGCTCTCATTACGCTGCACCTCGCTCGCTAGCGAGCTATTCTGATCAGCCAGGGGGTGCCCAACGTAAGTAACGCTCTGATACCCGTGCCTTTCGTAAAAATCACGCTCAAAGGGGAAAATAGCTGCGATGCGATCAACATAACGCTTAATCTTCTCAACCCGTCCCGTACGCCAGGCCCACACCTTTGGGGGAATATAGTAGAGCACCTTACACCCGGCCTTCTTAGCGACTCGCGCTAGCCGCAGATTAAAGTCGGGATAATCAACCAGGATAACTACATGTGGTCGCCAGCTTTTAATGAGGGATGACAGGCACCGAAACGACCCTAAAATAGAACCAGCTGAGCGTAGCAGCTCTGAGAACCCCATCGCTGCGCCGGACTTATAGCAATCAACTACTAGATCGGCTCCGGCCTCACGGCACTCCTTACCCCCCATGCCACGAACCTCCGCCTCTGGCATGCGCGCCTTAATGGCCTGCACAACCCGCCCGAGGTGTTGGTCACCGGAAACCTCCCCTGCGCTGATAAGGACCCGTAGGGTCATAAGATACTCCTCACTCTCTCCATCTGTCTCTGGGCCTCTGTTTACCCCATTGAGGCTCCCCCGTATAGAAGTGGGGTGTAACGTCCCGAATTAAATGTGGTTTCTTGTGAAATAGGGGGCTTTGCCATATCCTTTCTTTTAGATACCGTTATAGGAC from Pseudomonadota bacterium encodes:
- the lpxB gene encoding lipid-A-disaccharide synthase, whose amino-acid sequence is MTLRVLISAGEVSGDQHLGRVVQAIKARMPEAEVRGMGGKECREAGADLVVDCYKSGAAMGFSELLRSAGSILGSFRCLSSLIKSWRPHVVILVDYPDFNLRLARVAKKAGCKVLYYIPPKVWAWRTGRVEKIKRYVDRIAAIFPFERDFYERHGYQSVTYVGHPLADQNSSLASEVQRNESVLFLPGSRKFEVERLLPPMLRAFERMRSVKPQLRGTVLLAANMSEEFAKQIAITAVKPETFAAIDWSNGTPLLEMQRARVAALKSGTCNLEGALAELPFVSVYSGSRLSKVIVWTFVALKEYSPVNIIKAGAVRELMHVKLDDAELAQELLAIYDDGPVRDRMLTDLKYVRTALIEYDAERSVEGSTVSERVAQMVFNMAEL